A genomic region of Phragmites australis chromosome 2, lpPhrAust1.1, whole genome shotgun sequence contains the following coding sequences:
- the LOC133908510 gene encoding uncharacterized protein LOC133908510 isoform X2, producing MAEAHPCRRPPLGPGSAASSTAPIACEPSMATLAQQDLPPSRSATRPSPPTTVLCSTSPTAAAPPPPSSAAVSPKIPGGNRAKASDAKRFSSPIIPMVVKSPGIRLMLSPRLRSPSPMSISSSRQKASNPSHVPASTVASESAFSTGERVINDYRSRLSSDTIEALICLQDWIRENDTTSDNIAGNLMGDDDES from the exons ATGGCTGAGGCGCACCCTTGCCGCCGGCCTCCCCTGGGCCCTGGCTCTGCTGCCTCATCAACCGCCCCAATCGCCTGCGAGCCCTCCATGGCCACCCTTGCTCAGCAGGATCTTCCGCCAAGTCGGTCGGCTACGCGCCCTTCGCCGCCAACCACGGTGTTGTGCTCCACCTCCCCCACtgccgccgctcctcctcctccttcctctgctgcCGTCTCACCG AAGATCCCCGGGGGGAATCGAGCGAAGGCATCGGATGCAAAACGGTTCAGCTCACCAATAATACCAATGGTCGTGAAGTCACCAGGGATAAGGCTAATGTTGTCGCCAAGGCTTAGGTCTCCATCCCCAATGTCAATATCTTCTTCTCGCCAGAAAGCAAGTAATCCTAGTCATG TCCCAGCATCAACTGTGGCTTCAGAATCTGCTTTTTCTACCGGAGAGAGGGTGATCAATGACTATAGGAGCAGGCTAAGCAGCGATACAATAGAAGCTCTTATTTGTCTTCAAGATTGGATTAGAGAAAATG ATACTACTAGTGATAATATAGCAGGAAATTTGATGGGAGATGATGATGAAAGTTAA
- the LOC133908510 gene encoding zinc finger BED domain-containing protein RICESLEEPER 2-like isoform X1, with amino-acid sequence MAEAHPCRRPPLGPGSAASSTAPIACEPSMATLAQQDLPPSRSATRPSPPTTVLCSTSPTAAAPPPPSSAAVSPKIPGGNRAKASDAKRFSSPIIPMVVKSPGIRLMLSPRLRSPSPMSISSSRQKASNPSHGSSRKNRRRKLRSDIWIDFEPIYDSQTLVQAKCKHCNKLFKSTRDVGTSACRRHLKSCDGKTRLDRMLAQMNSNNDASLKDWKFDQEVSRLELVKLIVVHEMPFSLVEYPKFRSFVASLNPWFTLVSRTTIKADCVSTYGEGKVVLREILKKSTSRVSLTADLWTSNQTLGYLCVTCHYIDDDWRIHKRIIKFTLVETPHDGRTMFNAMLRSLQDWNIEDKVFALTLDNATVNDSFVRSLQENLVAKRLLVCKGELFHYRCAAHVFNLIAQEGLKAISGATYNIRESVKYVKSSQARKQRFEKMVEQVGIYEKRPPLDVATRWNSTYNMLLTSLLYKRAFEALSREDTQYIYEPSDEEWNMADKLCGLLKVFSDATKVVSGSKYPTVSCYFHHVWEVKKMLERESSNPDLVIATVVHEMRQKLKKYWDMSFLKICIPVVFDPRFKLKFLEFRLRQGFEGTTSSCLSIIEKTTRKLFDEYSLQMGDLVIENAQTNNNNELNVDESGPWADWSQHQSAQQIKRVSELDKYLEEETVPVGVDFDILQFWKMYSTKYPILARMARDLLAVPASTVASESAFSTGERVINDYRSRLSSDTIEALICLQDWIRENDTTSDNIAGNLMGDDDES; translated from the exons ATGGCTGAGGCGCACCCTTGCCGCCGGCCTCCCCTGGGCCCTGGCTCTGCTGCCTCATCAACCGCCCCAATCGCCTGCGAGCCCTCCATGGCCACCCTTGCTCAGCAGGATCTTCCGCCAAGTCGGTCGGCTACGCGCCCTTCGCCGCCAACCACGGTGTTGTGCTCCACCTCCCCCACtgccgccgctcctcctcctccttcctctgctgcCGTCTCACCG AAGATCCCCGGGGGGAATCGAGCGAAGGCATCGGATGCAAAACGGTTCAGCTCACCAATAATACCAATGGTCGTGAAGTCACCAGGGATAAGGCTAATGTTGTCGCCAAGGCTTAGGTCTCCATCCCCAATGTCAATATCTTCTTCTCGCCAGAAAGCAAGTAATCCTAGTCATG GATCTTCACGTAAAAATAGAAGACGCAAACTTAGATCTGACATATGGATTGATTTTGAGCCTATATATGACAGTCAGACTCTTGTGCAAGCTAAGTGCAAGCATTGCAACAAATTATTCAAATCTACTCGAGATGTTGGCACAAGTGCTTGTCGTAGGCACTTGAAAAGTTGTGATGGAAAAACTAGATTGGATCGTATGCTTGCTCAAATGAACTCTAATAATGATGCTTCTTTGAAAGATTGGAAATTTGATCAAGAAGTATCTCGACTGGAATTGGTTAAGTTGATTGTTGTGCATGAAATGCCTTTTAGCTTAGTTGAGTACCCAAAATTCAGAAGCTTTGTTGCTAGCCTAAATCCTTGGTTCACACTAGTTTCTAGAACTACCATCAAGGCTGATTGTGTTAGTACATATGGGGAAGGGAAGGTAGTCCTACGAGAGATTTTAAAGAAATCAACTTCTAGAGTTTCTCTCACGGCTGATTTATGGACCTCGAATCAAACTCTAGGCTATTTGTGTGTCACATGTCACTATATTGATGATGACTGGAGAATTCATAAAAGGATCATAAAATTTACTCTCGTAGAGACACCTCATGATGGTAGAACCATGTTTAATGCAATGTTAAGGAGTCTCCAGGATTGGAATATAGAAGATAAAGTCTTTGCATTAACATTAGACAATGCAACAGTAAATGATTCTTTTGTGAGGTCATTGCAAGAAAATCTTGTAGCCAAGCGATTGCTAGTTTGCAAAGGAGAATTATTTCATTATCGATGTGCTGCACATGTCTTTAATCTCATAGCTCAAGAGGGTTTAAAGGCTATTAGTGGTGCTACCTACAACATCAGAGAAAGTGTAAAGTATGTTAAGAGTTCCCAAGCTCGCAAGCAGAGATTTGAGAAAATGGTTGAGCAAGTGGGCATATATGAGAAGCGCCCCCCTCTTGATGTAGCCACCCGTTGGAATTCAACATATAACATGCTCCTAACATCTTTGTTGTATAAGAGGGCATTTGAGGCTTTGAGTCGAGAGGACACTCAGTACATATATGAGCCTTCAGATGAGGAATGGAACATGGCTGACAAGCTTTGTGGTTTGTTGAAAGTATTCTCCGATGCCACTAAAGTAGTATCGGGCTCAAAATACCCCACTGTGAGCTGCTACTTCCATCATGTTTGGGAGGTGAAGAAAATGCTAGAAAGAGAGTCGTCAAATCCAGACTTGGTTATTGCAACTGTGGTACATGAGATGCggcaaaaactaaaaaaatattgggATATGTCATTCTTGAAAATTTGCATTCCTGTTGTTTTTGATCCTCGGTTTAAGTTAAAGTTTCTTGAGTTTCGCTTGAGGCAGGGCTTTGAGGGTACAACATCTAGTTGTCTTTCCATAATTGAGAAGACAACTAGAAAGCTCTTTGATGAATATTCCTTACAAATGGGTGATTTAGTCATTGAGAATGCACAAACAAACAACAATAATGAGTTAAATGTTGATGAAAGTGGCCCATGGGCAGATTGGAGCCAACATCAAAGTGCGCAGCAAATAAAAAGAGTTAGTGAGCTAGACAAGTATTTGGAAGAAGAAACTGTGCCCGTAGGAGTTGATTTCGATATTCTGCAGTTTTGGAAGATGTACTCAACTAAGTATCCTATACTTGCACGTATGGCACGTGATTTGTTGGCAGTCCCAGCATCAACTGTGGCTTCAGAATCTGCTTTTTCTACCGGAGAGAGGGTGATCAATGACTATAGGAGCAGGCTAAGCAGCGATACAATAGAAGCTCTTATTTGTCTTCAAGATTGGATTAGAGAAAATG ATACTACTAGTGATAATATAGCAGGAAATTTGATGGGAGATGATGATGAAAGTTAA